A region of the Roseiflexus sp. RS-1 genome:
ACCGTTCAGCCAATGGCGCTGCGTGCAACGAAGCCGGAAACTCCCCGTGGCGTCGGGTATACGTCGCCGCTCCAGATTGTCGATGCAAAAGATGCGCGCGATGAAGCCGAACGGGTGGCGCGCAGCATTGCCGATCTCCTGCGGCAGGGTCGTCGTCCGCAGGAGATTGCAGTGCTCTACCGTTCGCGCCACATGAGCCGCGCTTTTGAGTCGGCGTTGCGCCATGCGCGTATTCCATATGCGCTGCGCGGCGCGACTGGATTCTTTGATCGTGCTGTGGTGCGTGATGCGCTGGCATACCTGCGTGTCATCAATAACCCCGCCGATACCCTGAGTCTCAACCGGATTGCCAATGTGCCGCCGCGTGGGTTGGGTGCGAATTCGCTGGTAACACTCTCCGCCTTTGCCGGGCAGCGCGGTTTGACCCTTGCCGATGCCCTGATTCACCCCGAAGCGCTCGCACTGCTGCCATCGAAAGCCGCAGAAGGGGCGCGTCAACTGGCTGCGCTTCTCACCCGCTGGCGTCGTCTGGCGGAGAGCGCACTGTCGCCCGACCACCTGCTCGCCGATGTGCTGGAACGCACCGGCTACCAGGCATGGCTGGAACAGCGTCTCGAACCGGAGAACGTGCCGGATGCGCGCGCGCATCTCCAGGAGTTGGCGAATGCCGCCGCCGATCATACGGCGCTCAACGCCTTTCTGCAAGAGGTTGCCCTGCTCACCAGCGCCGATGACAACGACGAGGAGCGTGACCGGGTGCAGTTGTCCACCATCCACGCGGCGAAAGGTCTGGAGTGGCCGATTGTGTTCGTTGTGGGGCTGGAGGAAGGCGTGCTGCCGCATGAACACAGTCTGGTCACGCCGGAAGGGGTCGATGAAGAACGTCGGCTCTGCTATGTGGCGCTGACCCGCGCAGGAGAGCAACTCTATCTGTCGTGGGCGGCGAGCCGTGTGCGTGGCAAACTGGCGAAACCGTCGCGGTTTCTCAACGACATCGAGGCGTATGGACGTGAGCGCGCAAGGGTGAAGGTTGAACGTTGAACATGCGTGGCGTCCTGCGTTCTGGAGGTTCAGGAGTTCTCACCAATGCCCAGGCTAAGCGTCAACGGAGCGACGATCCACTACGAGGAACACGGAACCGGTCCTGAAACGATTGTCTTTGCGCACGGTCTCCTGTGGAGCGGTCGGATGTTCGACCGGCAGGTCGATGCACTCAAGGATCGGCGCCGCTGCATCACCTTCGATTTTCGTGGACAGGGGCAGAGCGAAGTGACTGCAACGGGATACGACATGGACACCCTTGCTGCGGATGCTGCTGCGCTCATCGAGTCGCTGCGCTGCGCGCCGTGTCACTTCGTCGGTCTCTCAATGGGGGGCTTTGTCGGCATGCGCCTGGCGATTCACCGCCCAGAACTGATCAGGTCACTCATTCTGATGGAGACCTCGGCTGACCCGGAGCCGCGCGAGAATGTGGGGCGATACCGCATGCTCAATTTCATTGCGCGCTGGCTGGGGTTGCGGCTCGTCGCCGATCAGGTGATGCCGATTATGTTCGGCGTGAAGTTTCTGAACGATCCGACCCGCGCACAGGAGCGGGCAATATGGCGCGAACGGATGATCGCCAACCATCGGATCGGTATTTCCCGCGCCGTTCAGGGAGTCATCGACCGTCAGGGGGTGTATGACCAGATCGACCGGATCACCGCGCCGACGCTCATCATCGTTGGCGATCAGGACGTCGCAACGCCGCCAGACAAATCCAGGCGCATTCATGCGCGCATTCGCAACTCGACGCTGGTTGTCATCCCCGGTGCGGGACACACATCCACCGTCGAAGAGCCTGACGCTGTGAACGCGGCGCTGAGACGGTTTCTTGACGCGCTTGCGGGCGACGACGCGCAATCCTGAGACCGGTATGGTATACTTCTCCTCCGTTACACAGTCAGGTTATTACGAGGATCAATGCTATGCGCAGCATCCGAATCATGGCGATAGTCATTCTCGCGCTCTTTGCCCTTGCCGCCTGTGGCGGGGGCGATGTGACCGTCCCGCCGCCGCCGAATGCGCAACCGTTCGAGAGCAGCGGCAGTCCGAAGGTTGACCAGATCATTGCTTCATGGCGGAGCGTCGCAATCGAAGAAATGAAGAAGGACGCCGTCAAGGAGGAGACGCTGGTCGAGGAGATTTTTATCATCGACAATGGTTCGCTGGCGGACGTGCAGAACCACTACATGGCGCTGACCCAGAATGGTTGGTGGCACGTGCGGCGGATGCCCGGTTTGCAGGGCGATGTGCTGCTCGACGGGTACGAGCACGGCACGACGGCGTTGGTTATCGGCGCTATCGATGCGTCGAAGTTCAACGGCAAGGGAATTGTGGTGTATACCCTGCGGGGAACGAAGTAAGGTTTGATCAATGGCCACAAGACCGTCTGAGCTATTACTCGACTGTTGCGTGGGTTATTCTGTTGGCTATCCATTGTCGCTCGTTCCAGTCTGGCAAGGTATGTCGTCCGTTGCACCCACACGCGCTCGCAGGCGCGTCAGCAACCGGAGCGCACGTATGACCATCATCCGCACGAGCAATAAACCAATCGGGCAAAGAAACCGGGAGTCATTGGGGCAGTTCTTCACACCGTCACACGTCGCGGATCTCATGGCATCATGGGTTGATCCGTTGCCGGAGCGGATCACGTTGCTTGATGCTGGCGCCGGAACCGGCACGTTAATCGCTGCACTTGTTCGTCGTATCTGTCGTATGCCCGGCGTAACGAAACAGCTTCGGGTAACCGCCTTTGAGATCGATCCGTCGCTTGCCCAACCACTGGCGGTCTGTATGGCATCTTGCCAACGGATGTGCGAATCGTCCGGCATCAGTTTCAGCGCCGACATTCGCCAGGTTGACTTCATTGCGACAGCAGCGCCGATCGCACGTGGCGACCTCTTCGCCGAATCGCTCCCGTCGTTCAACGTCGCGCTGGTTAATCCGCCATACCGCAAAATCCGCAGCGACTCCGCTGAACGGCTTCACTTGCGTTCAGCCGGTATCGAAACGAGTAATCTATATGCTGGATTTCTTGCGCTCATTATCCGTTTACTTGCTCCCGGCGGTCAACTTGTCTCAATCACGCCGCGGAGCTTCTGCAATGGCCCCTATTTCCGTCCATTTCGCGACGATCTGCTCGATAGGATGGCAATCCGACGCATCCATGTCTTCGATTCCCGCTCGGCAGTGTTTGAACAGGACGATGTATTGCAAGAGACGATCATCATGGATGCGGTCAAATCTGCCGAACCATGTGCGACCATTCGTATTTCGAGCAGCACTGGGGCGCCTGAGAGTGCAGTACATGAGCGGAAGCTGCCGCATAACGCAATCATTCGGTCAACCGGCGCCGATCGATTCATCCACATTCCTGCCGACGATGCCGACCTCCTGGCTCGGGAATGGATGGGACGTCTGCCAGCAACGCTGCACGATCTTGGATTGGTTGTGTCAACCGGACGAGTCGTTGACTTTCGAGCGCGTCCGTTCTTGCGTGATGAACCAACGAACGGAACTGTCCCGCTGATTTATCCGCATCACATCCGAAGGGCAATGATTGATTGGCCGAGAGATGGTATGCGGAAACCGCAAGCAATTGTGCGTTGCAGGGAAACTGCCGACCTTCTTATTCCCTCTGGCGTGTATGTGCTGGTAAAGCGATTTACCGCGAAAGAAGAACGGCGCCGGCTCGTGGCAGCCCTCTATGATCCAACACGGATACCATACCAGGAGATAGGATTTGAAAATCATCTGAATTACATCCATGCGCATGGTCGCGGTCTGCCGCCTGCCCTTGCACGCGGACTGACGCTCTTTTTCAATTCAACATGGGCCGATCATTGCTTTCGCGCGTTTAGTGGGCATACCCAGGTCAACGCTGCTGATCTGCGTGCGTTTCGTTATCCAGACCGTGAAGCCCTCGAACGTATTGGTCGTGCTGCGTCTATGGGTGAACTCTCTCAGGTTGAGATTGATGCAATTGTGATGGAAATAGCGAATGAGTGACCATTGAACCTGATCAGAAAATGCCCGATGTCTTAGTGTACGACCCGGGACGTGATTGGCTATTCGTCATCGAAGCCGTTACCAGCTCTGGATAGATCGATGGTAAACGGCGCAAAGAGTTGAAAGAATTGTTTCAGTGTTACAAAGCGAGTCTCATTTTTGTCACCGCCTTCGAGAATCGTAAAAAAATGCGCCGATTTCTCGATCAGATTTCTTGGGATACTGAGGTCTGGATTGCCAGTGATCCTGATCATCTGATTCACTTTGACGGAGAACGTTTCTTAATGCCCTATCCTGATACAAATCCCGGTAATAGCTGATGTGCTGATGTAGAACCGGTATTCAAAACCGTTTCGCGGTAGCGCAGTCCTGCCTGGTGACTGATGGTTGTTGAGCAATTGCTCTGCTCTGGCTAGCGCTGTGTGGCCGCTTCTCGCGACACTTTAAGGGTGACGGGTGTGTGCTATTTTCGGTAACCCTATTTTGCCAGATTTTACCCTATCCAAAAATGTCTCTTGAATTTGCAACAGTCACAGTCATCGACCTGGACGACCGGTTTGGCAGTATGTTTTGCGCGTATCGATGAAGATGCCCCGAGCAGCCTGATCGATGCACACCGCAGCAACGCTCGACGCCGTTAGCCCGAGGCGCGGGGGGCAGACCCTTCACGATGTTCGGAAGGAGGAACCGATGCTCCCGCCGATGATCGGGCGTTACCAGATCCGTGGCGAACTGGGTCGTGGCGGTATGGCTGTGGTATACCGGGCATACGATCCAGAGGCTGATCGTGAGGTCGCAGTAAAGGCGCTTCCCCGCGAGTTGTTGCACGACCCTGCCTTTCACGCCCGTTTCCGGCGCGAGGTCGAAGCAGTTGCAGCTCTCGAACACCCGGCGATTGTGCCGCTCTACGACGCTGGCGAGCACGAAGGTCAACCGTTCATGGTTATGCGCCTGATGACCGGCGGCTCGCTGGCATCTCGCCTTCAGCGCGGACCTCTGTCTCTCCCTCAGGCAGCACAGATTATCGGTCGGATTGCTCAGGCGCTCGATGCGGCTCACGCTGCCGGGTTGATCCACCGCGACGTGAAACCTGATAACGTGCTCTTTGATCATACCAACCAGCCGTACCTGGCTGATTTCGGGATCGTCAGTCTGGTCGAACCAGCAACCATTCTGACCCGCAGCGGTGTGGTTGGCACGCCCGACTATATGGCGCCTGAATTGACCAGACCCGGCGGTCTCTCACCGCTGGTTGATGTGTATGCAATGGGCGCAATGCTTTTCGAGATGCTCACCGGACGCCCCCCTTACCGCGCCGATACGCCTGTTGGCGTTTTGGTGGCGCATGTAACCGAGCCGATCCCTCGTGTGCGCATGCTGCAACCCGCGCTTCCCGATGCGGTTCAGAAGGTGCTGGATCGGGCGCTGGCGAAGAACCCCCGTGAACGCTACCAGTCGGCGACTGAACTGGCGGCAGACCTGGCAGCCGTGGCGGAGGAACATACCTTGCCGACGACCAGGCTGCATGCGTCAGCGCCTGCGAAAACAATCTTCAAGTCCACAGAACCGGTCGTTGAGCGAAGGTTCCCGAAACCCGAATCGGACGTGCGATGGCTGGTGCGCGCGTTTTTCATCCTTTTCGGTGTGTCACTGCTGTCCGGATGGATTTACGACGCTCTCTTTAGAATGCAGCATTCGCTGATCTATCCGACCCCCACTCTGGCTATTACGTTATACCCAACCTTCACCCCGTTTCTGCCGTTCAGATCACCGCCTGCTGTGGAATATCCGCTTTTGCCTGCACCCACCGATCCGCCTCTAGACGTCCGTTCGGTGATCCGGATCCACCAGATGGCGTCGGTCTCAGTGGCAGAGCCTGGGATGATGTTCAGTTACTATATCGGCGTCTTTGCTGATGACAATGCTGCCCATCCTCTAACAGTGGTTGATAGCATCAGTTCCGATCTGGAGATATTGAAGGTCAGTCCAACGGTGGGCGAGTGCAGTGAAGGTCCTGTCGTGCGCTGCACCGTGATCACCAGTAAAGCCTATCCTGCCGCTATTTTGATCGATGTGCGCGTGCGCGATACGGTCGCTCCCGGCACGATCATCACCAATGTCGTCGAGAGCGGCATCCTGCGTTCTGAGGTCGTAGAAGTTCCTGTAGCAGAGAAGTCGCCCTTCAGCCCGTGAAGCGTTTCGTCGTCAGATGGAACAACGGCGCAACAGAGGCTTGACGTATGGCTGTGGAGGCGAACATCACCACGGATAACTTCACTGCAAAAATGCACTGCCAGGGCGCTCAGACCGCAGCGTTTGCGTGATCATAATCTCTGCGTGCGCTGCGACTCAGCGGTGAGGCGACCTTTGTACAGGAGACTCACGGAAGTTACGGTTGAACGCTTCCCGCAGCAGCAAGCGTCACGCGCTGCACCAGATCAATTGCCGGAGTCGGCAGGAATCCCAGCAGCAGCACGCCTGCGGTTGCCAG
Encoded here:
- a CDS encoding serine/threonine-protein kinase, whose amino-acid sequence is MLPPMIGRYQIRGELGRGGMAVVYRAYDPEADREVAVKALPRELLHDPAFHARFRREVEAVAALEHPAIVPLYDAGEHEGQPFMVMRLMTGGSLASRLQRGPLSLPQAAQIIGRIAQALDAAHAAGLIHRDVKPDNVLFDHTNQPYLADFGIVSLVEPATILTRSGVVGTPDYMAPELTRPGGLSPLVDVYAMGAMLFEMLTGRPPYRADTPVGVLVAHVTEPIPRVRMLQPALPDAVQKVLDRALAKNPRERYQSATELAADLAAVAEEHTLPTTRLHASAPAKTIFKSTEPVVERRFPKPESDVRWLVRAFFILFGVSLLSGWIYDALFRMQHSLIYPTPTLAITLYPTFTPFLPFRSPPAVEYPLLPAPTDPPLDVRSVIRIHQMASVSVAEPGMMFSYYIGVFADDNAAHPLTVVDSISSDLEILKVSPTVGECSEGPVVRCTVITSKAYPAAILIDVRVRDTVAPGTIITNVVESGILRSEVVEVPVAEKSPFSP
- a CDS encoding alpha/beta fold hydrolase, whose protein sequence is MPRLSVNGATIHYEEHGTGPETIVFAHGLLWSGRMFDRQVDALKDRRRCITFDFRGQGQSEVTATGYDMDTLAADAAALIESLRCAPCHFVGLSMGGFVGMRLAIHRPELIRSLILMETSADPEPRENVGRYRMLNFIARWLGLRLVADQVMPIMFGVKFLNDPTRAQERAIWRERMIANHRIGISRAVQGVIDRQGVYDQIDRITAPTLIIVGDQDVATPPDKSRRIHARIRNSTLVVIPGAGHTSTVEEPDAVNAALRRFLDALAGDDAQS
- a CDS encoding ATP-dependent helicase; this encodes MIVCDMRLFASLNPEQRTAVAAPPGPILVRAGAGSGKTRVLTLRIAYLIVEHGVSPSNILALTFTNKAAREMRQRLRDMPGVSIRGLTAGTFHSVCASVLREHIAGRIGSYTADFTIYAEDEQVHLASAALDAARERPPALLEPEELLRHISRAKSRLLTPRLAARFARDDLARFVAGCYQRYQRSLERANALDFDDLILLTHRLFSEHPDVLDACQSRWRHVLIDEYQDTDPAQHALVELLTRPSPANGGVRSLFAVGDGMQAIYGFRNADHTIISRFERDFPDARVIELATNYRSRQPILDAAYAVIRHSRTVQPMALRATKPETPRGVGYTSPLQIVDAKDARDEAERVARSIADLLRQGRRPQEIAVLYRSRHMSRAFESALRHARIPYALRGATGFFDRAVVRDALAYLRVINNPADTLSLNRIANVPPRGLGANSLVTLSAFAGQRGLTLADALIHPEALALLPSKAAEGARQLAALLTRWRRLAESALSPDHLLADVLERTGYQAWLEQRLEPENVPDARAHLQELANAAADHTALNAFLQEVALLTSADDNDEERDRVQLSTIHAAKGLEWPIVFVVGLEEGVLPHEHSLVTPEGVDEERRLCYVALTRAGEQLYLSWAASRVRGKLAKPSRFLNDIEAYGRERARVKVER
- a CDS encoding Eco57I restriction-modification methylase domain-containing protein, giving the protein MTIIRTSNKPIGQRNRESLGQFFTPSHVADLMASWVDPLPERITLLDAGAGTGTLIAALVRRICRMPGVTKQLRVTAFEIDPSLAQPLAVCMASCQRMCESSGISFSADIRQVDFIATAAPIARGDLFAESLPSFNVALVNPPYRKIRSDSAERLHLRSAGIETSNLYAGFLALIIRLLAPGGQLVSITPRSFCNGPYFRPFRDDLLDRMAIRRIHVFDSRSAVFEQDDVLQETIIMDAVKSAEPCATIRISSSTGAPESAVHERKLPHNAIIRSTGADRFIHIPADDADLLAREWMGRLPATLHDLGLVVSTGRVVDFRARPFLRDEPTNGTVPLIYPHHIRRAMIDWPRDGMRKPQAIVRCRETADLLIPSGVYVLVKRFTAKEERRRLVAALYDPTRIPYQEIGFENHLNYIHAHGRGLPPALARGLTLFFNSTWADHCFRAFSGHTQVNAADLRAFRYPDREALERIGRAASMGELSQVEIDAIVMEIANE